One genomic segment of Clavelina lepadiformis chromosome 3, kaClaLepa1.1, whole genome shotgun sequence includes these proteins:
- the LOC143448965 gene encoding rotatin-like isoform X2, which translates to MDSPTEAQGIDLLFRKLGHNITEIRIRALESILSKLDHGLLHDADIVQERQLMVRLLEWFNFQPSPKQDQVLRLLERLTKHSSACDLLVSIGGLQFLSRVRIDIDTNLRPQVDVVLDRLLHVADRDLLQASSAPKRCIYGKISEHDKEKEVMPPPQANLNYGYFNLVEEPGADDTVSTITPPIPNTFGVNGDVMKASEPECLRFYEFPWHSLTGTDRHVLASTGASLCSPSAHLVRNACAFLLDVIFRDFPAEIFLQRPSIVQTLLTLISSRPGGQLMTGALECLQALAEGLLCRLHFFQDPAFYCPRQGLPFHGGSKAGSQFSTLESFSEIELASRSEAEGVVRPERSGGDGRDGQSSSSSSSATTSTQATPLQRGRNHNPFGHSLNSLTWNSNGADDETENDITALRRSQIFAPQFCLSALISALPSLKTDSARLALSLLQATSPLIHLLACLVRAKKLWQDRSTIAQSMQAQVRQLLEIVGDVLLYHYSLDSGVPSTTEAVETMEWVSKKWPASEARMHRLVYQAVAPMLLKLLHAVLPVDMCAREIKSSLSRALYVVACDEAIRVSCSGNYEIAEAYLEQCSPEKFDIVQRIRKVVDSFTHTHMFLRDFEESHNSPATMETMELAESSMDGLPYHSDVTHLKLVLQAISQLFIQDSNLPGQSSLQSLSKRILLRLMAHPLVSIRRTIYEECLNIARAAINVAAAAETLGHTASRVCRFLLDTEVLYELSCHGVGDSSRLVSHPAQELIALLLQSRLLMAEDVWHQFCFAVKPVFPILQAYTGETEILRSCINVFISPAEHPSEEWAVDCIRACLRGLMLKHRGSRSAAASRLQQILTKDDIVSHVTGLTDLLVVDTPLSLIPKDETDCFRIRRCVFQEEAVIRMLSVFRSTSTEASVRIGALRQLATMLDDPGLHKTFLANLGLESVIDKLKEMVQDELSVLTDDSKPALSACIMILKLILRTDMISREKLSHDRTLLIALLRAADLCRLSVASSIEVAVVIALLVFHELLRDCKRPLPDDAKVDRSKCETVELSLPASVVTRYQIPFLCPTHHAVSIYRTLACPPSPLCDPLTSGPPAAALRVGWNIARCDGDVVSLCEEQSQKEPEEYTNALDDIINLQLTEEDKLFLTFSHPTSASGALLDAVTSSQSHAAASHAFLLMRISLMSIVSAPYLIRSILHDFNKKWKGALVKFLQVAPSCYEDEVLLTNLASLLDEMLCIIETNNSGILDNITNPFVNWLVTDCILSSAKTHQMLGQSGSPILKVLESSEPLPEPVSSASNANEPHMSSVTVHRHLCKNILCLLSRIARMLPFEQNVEGTSMLTAEACECFHRELRTVILVRLRLADAPRFYDLPSMEVTLQCLVHISANRIACCNQNKQLLTDPISKILSQQLLGTLLEVVSAFHIGSGASSLSYMGKGVSRCATQCILHLAREMATFGITDWPNLLEYSVPSQSGQQEPRADKLGLEWLIPLWSARDPRTRFAGLAIATVAAKNRQGVITLSNGFQRCTGGLWNMALSVLLDHSECSAVRKQACDLLRNMMVYKFDAPSAKGPSWQGPMVQDEATGSTITGLPALLALLHHAHVYDHLVLMLSSYHPESTVRSPIVILSSAPDRASDCGTSVVSIAGSGSNNSQSGMTPLTQISVSNAFPSISSVNKETFASSQVTNEASAQQTSDNNGDHLSSSPMASLPEEWRALTSPGLVASVCDLLCNFVSIAPHDTVNTIFQKDLIYCLNGLLNIERIEALFLKLSLPSNDDYNMEVKTDAAKKLRQKLLARDLLAQHKATTQLVTMCVVAERSVTPRLTSSETTVVKNILAVLKLQPVDDAWVDALARAHRAAFEFIASAILQNIKNPLSATFKREWPAIYAGTKAILKKNTMQELTTSCLQALAVLLRSECMSTGMDLKPDVNLTWVLENTVSGDESNANELCQLLVGIFERLIVNPSAGIQGTAKLRLTAVSNALQNLFACSSIAQNAAVDYGFLERCLDELKQLQIKMSLHFTTSLANKCSVSSSLDSKSSVTIEECEIYVEPILLIISLLTNLLHGQVELKKQAIRAGVGQVLSQLWSWTSNFQNLLLALLKFLTSFTAHCSQASAMLASNHSSGQPSIATALVKLCREVHGSVLSRAKLSTPLLHMTFTVLVNCASSQESRAILWKMGLLELFPFAADRGQHPKRSKQQTFLLEHWLKLLLALSFHSDGQLNILKLKDIFHVLVELHESNTNPKLVLLIIRNLCFHAPSKNRISSNAPLVRLLMTTLNEEENERKTAASSALLSLLCNNQKAKVHLKGAGLAQTLQNALARIALADKSDDYFTESSFKECLSTMLKFMQA; encoded by the exons ATGGATTCCCCAACTGAAGCTCAAGGAATAGATTTGCTTTTTAGAAAGTTAG GTCATAATATCACGGAAATTCGCATAAGAGCACTTGAAAGTATTCTTTCAAAGCTCGATCATGGTCTTCTTCATGATGCTGATATTGTGCAAGAGCGACAGTTGATGGTACGATTGCTGGAATGGTTTAATTTTCAACCATCTCCGAAACAGGATCAAGTTCTTCGGTTACTGGAAAGACTAACCAAG CATTCTTCAGCTTGTGATCTCCTTGTTTCTATTGGCGGTTTGCAATTTCTGTCCCGTGTTCGGATTGACATCGACACCAATCTGCGGCCACAAGTTGATGTGGTTCTTGACAGATTGCTTCATGTTGCAGACAGAGATCTTTTGCAGGCATCATCCGCACCAAAAAGATGCATTTATGGAAAAATATCAGAACATGATAAAGAAAAGGAGG TGATGCCTCCACCACAAGCAAATCTTAACTATGGATACTTTAATTTGGTGGAAGAACCAGGTGCAGATGATACA GTTTCCACAATTACTCCTCCTATTCCAAACACCTTTGGTGTCAATGGTGATGTTATGAAGGCATCAGAACCAGAATGCCTTCGGTTTTATGAATTTCCATGGCACTCGCTGACTGGAACAGATCGTCACGTACTGGCTTCAACTGGTGCATCTCTGTGTTCCCCGAGTGCTCATCTGGTACGAAATGCATGTGCCTTTCTTTTGGATGTCATTTTCCGTGATTTTCCAGCAGAAATATTCCTTCAAAGGCCATCCATAGTACAG ACCTTGCTAACCCTGATAAGTTCTCGACCTGGTGGTCAATTAATGACTGGAGCTCTTGAGTGTTTGCAAGCCTTAGCAGAAGGATTGTTGTGTCGTCTGCACTTTTTCCAGGACCCTGCATTTTACTGTCCTCGACAag GTTTGCCATTCCATGGTGGTAGCAAAGCAGGCAGTCAGTTCTCAACTCTTGAGTCTTTTTCGGAGATTGAACTTGCATCTAGGTCAGAAGCAGAAGGTGTTGTGAGACCAGAAAGAAGTGGAGGAGATGGAAGAGATGGCCAGTCTTCGTCATCATCTTCATCAGCAACTACCAG CACACAAGCAACACCATTGCAGCGTGGCAGGAACCACAATCCATTTGGTCACAGTCTAAACAGCTTGACTTGGAATTCCAATGGTGCTGATGATGAAACAGAGAATGACATCACTGCTTTAAGAAGATCTCAGATTTTTGCTCCCCAGTTTTGTCTCTCCGCCCTCATATCAGCATTGCCTTCTTTGAAGACTGATAGTGCACGACTGGCTTTAAGTTTGCTTCAG GCAACAAGTCCACTTATACACCTGCTAGCTTGTTTGGTCAGAGCTAAAAAGCTTTGGCAAGATAGATCGACAATTGCTCAGAGTATG CAAGCACAAGTTCGTCAGCTTCTGGAAATCGTTGGTGATGTTCTACTTTACCATTACAGTCTTGACAGTGGTGTCCCTTCCACCACTGAAGCTGTGGAAACAATGGAGTGGGTGTCAAAAAAATGGCCTGCCAGTGAAGCAAGAATGCACAGACTAGTCTATCAAGCTGTTGCTCCAATGCTGCTGAAACTGCTGCATGCTGTTTTACCAGTGGATATG TGTGCAAGGGAAATCAAGAGCAGTCTAAGTCGGGCTTTGTATGTGGTGGCTTGCGATGAAGCTATTCGTGTTTCATGCTCCGGTAATTATGAAATTGCTGAAGCCTATCTGGAGCAGTGTAGCCCAGAAAAATTTGACATTGTTCAACGCATAAGAAAAGTTGTTGATTCTTTCACGCACACCCATATGTTTCTTCGTGATTTCGAG GAATCTCACAATAGTCCTGCTACTATGGAAACGATGGAATTAGCTGAAAGCAGTATGGATGGATTGCCATATCATTCAGACGTTACCCATTTGAAACTTGTTCTTCAAGCAATATCACAATTATTCATTCAAGACTCAAACTTGCCAG GCCAAAGCAGCCTTCAGTCTCTCTCAAAGCGCATACTACTTCGACTTATGGCCCATCCGTTGGTAAGCATTCGAAGAACCATCTATGAAGAGTGTCTAAACATAGCAAGAGCGGCTATTAATGTCGCTGCTGCAGCTGAAACTTTGGGTCATACAGCAAGTAGAGTTTGCAG GTTTCTTCTGGATACTGAAGTTCTGTATGAATTATCTTGCCATGGTGTTGGTGATTCGTCCCGTCTGGTGTCTCACCCTGCTCAGGAACTGATCGCACTTCTCTTGCAAAGCCGATTGTTGATGGCTGAAGACGTTTGGCAtcagttttgttttgcagtgaagCCTGTGTTTCCAATTTTGCAG GCATATACAGGAGAAACTGAAATACTTCGTTCTTGTATAAACGTATTCATTTCACCAGCCGAACATCCCTCTGAGGAATGGGCTGTTGACTGTATAAGAGCATGTCTGCGTGGCCTTATGTTGAAACACAGGGGTTCACGAAGTGCTGCAGCTTCAAGGCTACAACAGATACTTACAAAGGATGATATTGTCTCACATGTTACAG GGTTAACAGATCTACTAGTGGTTGACACTCCACTTTCTCTCATTCCTAAAGATGAAACCGATTGCTTCAGGATCCGTCGATGTGTCTTTCAGGAGGAAGCAGTCATCCGGATGCTCTCAGTGTTTAGATCAACATCAACTGAGGCATCAGTGCGAATAGGAGCTCTTCGCCAGCTTGCAACGATGCTGGATGATCCTGGATTGCATAAAACGTTCCTCGCCAACTTAGGCTTGGAGAGTGTCATTGATAAATTGAAGGAAATGGTCCAAGATGAATTGTCTGTTTTAACCGATGATTCCAAACCCGCCCTTTCAGCTTGTATAATGATTCTGAAATTGATACTTCGAACCGATATGATCTCCCGGGAAAAGTTATCACATGACAGGACACTCTTGATTGCTCTCCTGCGTGCTGCTGATCTCTGTCGACTCTCAGTGGCTTCATCAATTGAAGTCGCTGTGGTAATTGCCCTCTTGGTTTTCCATGAGCTATTAAGGGATTGTAAGAGACCTCTTCCTGATGATGCTAAAGTTGACAGAAGTAAATGTGAAACTGTAGAGCTCAGCTTGCCGGCATCTGTTGTTACAAGATACCAG ATTCCGTTTCTATGTCCGACTCATCATGCAGTTAGCATTTATCGGACTCTGGCATGTCCCCCATCACCATTATGTGATCCTCTCACATCAGGACCACCTGCAGCAGCCCTTAGAGTTGGTTGGAATATTGCACGTTGTGATGGAGACGTAGTTTCGTTATGTGAAGAGCAAAGTCAGAAAGAACCCGAAGAATACACAA ATGCTcttgatgatattataaatcTGCAACTCACCGAAGAAGACAAACTCTTCCTCACTTTTTCACATCCCACTTCTGCATCTGGAGCATTGCTTGATGCTGTTACCTCCTCCCAGTCCCATGCAGCTGCAAGCCATGCTTTCCTACTCATGAGGATATCGCTGATGTCAATAGTATCTGCTCCTTATCTTATTCGATCGATTTTGCATGATTTCAACAAGAAGTGGAAAGGAGCCTTAGTTAAATTTCTTCAG GTCGCCCCATCATGCTATGAAGATGAAGTGCTGCTTACCAATCTCGCTTCACTACTTGATGAGATGCTTTGTAtaattgaaacaaacaacTCTGGAATTTTGGACAACATAACCAACCCGTTTGTAAACTGGCTTGTCACTGATTGCATCTTGTCATCAGCAAAAACACATCAGATGCTTGGACAGAGTGGTAGTCCTATTTTAAAAGTCCTTGAGTCTTCAGAACCTCTTCCTGAGCCCGTATCGTCTGCATCGAATGCAAATGAACCCCACATGTCATCAGTGACTGTCCATCGACATTTGTGCAAGaacattttgtgtttgctTTCCAGAATTGCTAGGATGCTACCTTTTGAGCAGAACGTGGAAGGCACAAGTATGCTGACAGCTGAG GCTTGTGAGTGCTTTCATCGTGAACTCCGAACAGTGATACTGGTACGCCTTCGTCTTGCTGATGCCCCTCGGTTCTATGACCTGCCGTCTATGGAGGTCACACTCCAGTGTCTTGTGCACATCAGTGCTAATAGAATAGCTTGCTGCAACCAAAATAAACAATTGTTGACCGATCCCATAAGTAAAATTCTGTCTCAGCAACTCCTTGGCACTCTCTTAGAG GTTGTATCAGCGTTTCACATCGGCAGTGGTGCCAGCAGTTTATCATACATGGGTAAAGGTGTTAGCAGGTGTGCCACCCAATGTATACTCCATCTTGCACGAGAGATGGCCACTTTTGGAATCACA GATTGGCCAAATCTCCTCGAGTATTCCGTGCCAAGCCAGAGCGGACAACAGGAACCTCGAGCAGACAAACTTGGTTTGGAATGGCTGATACCGCTGTGGTCTGCTAGAGATCCGCGAACACGTTTTGCTGGGTTGGCAATTGCAACAGTTGCAGCAAAAAATCGACAGGGTGTCATCACACTGAGTAATGGTTTTCAGCGTTGCACTGGCGGTCTATGGAACATG GCTCTCTCCGTCTTGCTGGACCACTCGGAATGTAGCGCTGTAAGAAAGCAGGCATGCGACTTATTGCGCAACATGATGGTTTATAAATTTGATGCACCAAGTGCTAAAGGACCCTCTTGGCAG GGTCCGATGGTTCAAGATGAAGCGACGGGATCCACGATTACTGGACTTCCTGCTCTTCTTGCTCTTCTTCATCATGCTCACGTATACGATCACCTTGTCCTCATGTTGTCATCATATCATCCAGAGAGCACAGTCCGTTCTCCAATTGTAATTCTTTCCTCTGCTCCAGATCGAGCAAGTGATTGTGGAACATCTGTTGTTTCTATTGctg GATCAGGCAGCAACAACAGCCAGTCTGGAATGACTCCTCTCACTCAGATTAGTGTCTCCAATGCATTCCCATCGATTTCATCAGTAAATAAA GAAACGTTTGCTTCCAGTCAAGTAACAAATGAGGCATCTGCTCAGCAAACTTCTG ATAACAATGGAGATCATTTGTCGTCTTCTCCAATGGCATCGCTTCCAGAGGAGTGGAGAGCTTTAACAAGTCCTGGACTTGTTGCTTCTGTTTGTGATCTTCTTTGCAACTTTGTCTCCATTGCACCTCATGACACAGTCAATACCATCTTTCAAAAAGATTTGATTTACTGCTTGAATGG TTTGCTGAACATTGAGCGAATTGAAGctctgtttttaaaactttcattACCATCAAACGATGATTACAACATGGAAGTAAAAACCGATGCAGCAAAAAAACTACGACAGAAACTTCTCGCACGAGATCTTCTTGCGCAACATAAAGCAACAACGCAACTCGTTACCATGTGTGTTGTGGCTGAGAGAAGTGTTACTCCTCGCCTTACCAGTTCAGAGACGACAGTTGTGAAAAATATCCTAGCTGTGTTAAAATTGCAACCAGTTG ATGACGCATGGGTTGACGCATTAGCAAGGGCACACAGAGCAGCTTTTGAGTTTATTGCTTCGGCAATActtcaaaatatcaaaaaccCACTTTCCGCCACCTTTAAACGGGAATGGCCAGCAATTTATG CTGGAACAAAAGCTATTCTTAAAAAGAATACCATGCAAGAACTCACAACGTCCTGCCTTCAAGCACTGGCTGTGTTGCTACGTTCAGAGTGTATGAGTACAGGCATGGATTTGAAACCTGATGTCAACTTAACATGGGTTTTGGAAAATACGGTATCAG GTGATGAAAGCAATGCAAATGAGCTCTGCCAACTTTTGGTAGGAATTTTTGAGCGACTCATTGTTAATCCTTCTGCTGGAATTCAGGGCACTGCTAAGCTTCGTCTCACTGCAGTTTCTAATGCCCTTCAAAACCTGTTTGCTTGTTCAAGCATTGCGCAGAATGCTGCGGTAGACT ATGGATTTTTGGAGCGTTGCTTGGATGAACTGAAGcaacttcaaataaaaatgtccCTTCACTTTACAACATCCTTGGCTAACAAATGTTCGGTGTCATCATCTCTTGATTCTAAGTCTTCTGTCACAATTG AAGAATGTGAGATATATGTGGAGcctatacttttaataatttcactTCTTACAAATCTTCTTCACGGACAAGtggaattaaaaaagcaagcCATTAGGGCCGGCGTAGGAcag GTTTTAAGTCAGTTGTGGTCGTGGACATCAAACTTccaaaaccttttgttggccCTCTTAAAGTTTCTTACATCATTCACAGCCCATTGTTCTCAAG CTTCAGCAATGTTGGCGTCAAATCATAGCAGTGGCCAACCAAGTATTGCAACTGCATTGGTGAAGTTGTGTAGGGAGGTCCACGGTTCAGTGTTATCAAGAGCAAAATTGTCTACCCCACTTCTTCATATGACTTTTACTGTACTTGTTAATTGCGCTTCGTCACAAGAATCTCGAGCTATATTGTGGAAG ATGGGTTTGCTGGAGTTATTTCCTTTTGCGGCTGATCGTGGCCAGCATCCAAAACGTTCAAAACAGCAAACATTCCTTCTGGAGCACTGGTTAAAATTACTGCTTGCGCTCTCATTCCATTCTGATGGCCAACTGAATATACTAAAACTGAAAG ATATATTTCATGTTCTGGTTGAATTACATGAATCTAACACGAacccaaaacttgttttgctgATTATTCGAAATTTGTGCTTCCATGCCCCAAGCAAAAACAGAATTAGTTCAAACG CCCCGTTAGTGCGTTTGTTGATGACAACATTGAATGAAGAAGagaatgaaagaaaaacagcCGCTTCATCAGCACTTCTCTCTTTGCTTTGCAACAATCAGAAG GCTAAGGTACATTTAAAAGGAGCGGGTCTTGCGCAGACTCTACAGAATGCTCTAGCCCGGATTGCGCTCGCCGATAAAAGTGATGATTATTTTACGGAGTCGTCTTTTAAGGAATGCTTATCAACTATGTTAAAGTTTATGCAAGCCTAA